In a single window of the Salvia miltiorrhiza chloroplast, complete genome genome:
- the ndhD gene encoding NADH dehydrogenase subunit 4, protein MAQAYLVFTTNHFPCLTIIVVLPIFAGCLIFFLPHRGNRVIRWYTICMCILELLLTTYAFCYHFQSDDPLIQLIEDYKWILFLDFHWRLGIDGLSIGPILLTGFITTLATLAAWPVTRDSRLFHFLMLAMYSGQIGLFSSRDLLLFFLMWELELIPVYLLVSMWGGKKRLYSATKFILYTAGGSIFLLMGVLGVGLYSSTEPTLNFEILANQSYPAALEILFYSGFFLAFAVKLPIIPLHTWLPDTHGEAHYSTCMLLAGILLKMGAYGLVRINMEFFPHAHSLFSPWLIIVGAMQIIYAASTSLGQRNLKKRIAYSSVSHMGFIIIGIGSITDMGLNGALLQIISHGFIGAALFFLAGTTYDRIRLLYLDEMGGIAIPMPKMFTMFSSFSMASLALPGMSGFVAELIVFFGLVTSPKFLLMTKIPITFVMAIGMILTPIYLLSMLRQMFYGYKIFNGPNSYFFDSGPRELFLSISIFLPVLGIGIYPDFVLSLSVEKVEVILSNSFYR, encoded by the coding sequence ATGGCCCAAGCGTATCTTGTCTTTACCACGAACCATTTTCCTTGTTTAACAATAATTGTGGTTTTGCCAATATTTGCAGGTTGCTTAATTTTTTTTCTTCCACATAGGGGAAATAGAGTAATACGTTGGTATACTATATGTATGTGTATTTTAGAGCTTCTTCTAACGACTTATGCATTTTGCTATCATTTTCAATCAGACGACCCATTAATCCAACTAATAGAGGATTATAAATGGATCCTTTTTTTGGATTTTCATTGGAGATTAGGAATAGATGGACTCTCGATAGGACCCATTTTACTAACGGGATTCATCACTACTTTAGCTACTTTAGCGGCTTGGCCAGTGACTCGAGATTCTCGATTATTTCATTTCCTGATGTTAGCAATGTACAGTGGACAAATAGGATTATTTTCTTCTCGAGATCTTTTACTTTTTTTTCTCATGTGGGAGTTAGAATTAATTCCCGTTTATCTACTTGTATCCATGTGGGGAGGAAAAAAACGCCTGTATTCGGCTACAAAATTTATTTTGTACACGGCAGGGGGTTCTATTTTTCTTTTAATGGGAGTTCTGGGTGTCGGTTTATATAGTTCTACTGAACCAACATTAAATTTTGAAATATTGGCTAATCAGTCCTATCCCGCGGCCTTGGAAATATTATTTTATAGTGGATTTTTTCTTGCTTTTGCTGTCAAATTACCAATCATACCCCTACATACATGGTTACCAGATACCCACGGAGAAGCGCATTATAGTACTTGTATGCTTCTAGCCGGAATCTTATTAAAAATGGGAGCGTATGGATTAGTTCGGATCAATATGGAATTTTTTCCTCATGCTCATTCTCTATTTTCTCCTTGGTTGATAATAGTGGGCGCAATGCAAATAATCTATGCAGCTTCAACATCTCTGGGTCAACGGAATTTAAAAAAAAGAATAGCCTATTCCTCTGTATCTCATATGGGTTTTATAATTATAGGAATTGGTTCTATCACGGATATGGGGCTCAACGGAGCCCTTTTACAAATAATCTCTCATGGATTTATCGGTGCTGCACTTTTTTTCTTGGCCGGAACAACTTATGATAGAATACGTCTTCTTTATCTTGATGAAATGGGTGGAATAGCTATCCCAATGCCAAAAATGTTCACGATGTTCAGTAGTTTTTCGATGGCCTCCCTCGCATTACCAGGTATGAGTGGTTTTGTTGCCGAATTAATAGTATTTTTTGGATTAGTTACTAGTCCAAAATTTCTTTTAATGACAAAAATCCCAATTACTTTTGTAATGGCAATTGGAATGATATTAACCCCTATTTATTTATTATCTATGTTACGCCAGATGTTCTATGGATACAAGATATTTAACGGCCCAAACTCTTATTTTTTTGATTCTGGGCCGCGAGAATTATTTCTTTCAATATCTATTTTTTTACCCGTACTCGGTATTGGTATATACCCAGATTTCGTTCTTTCACTATCAGTTGAAAAGGTTGAAGTTATCCTATCTAATTCTTTTTATAGATAG
- the psaC gene encoding photosystem I subunit VII: MSHSVKIYDTCIGCTQCVRACPTDVLEMIPWDGCKAKQIASAPRTEDCVGCKRCESACPTDFLSVRVYLWHETTRSMGLAY; this comes from the coding sequence ATGTCACATTCAGTAAAGATTTATGATACATGTATAGGATGTACCCAATGTGTCCGGGCGTGCCCCACCGATGTATTAGAAATGATACCTTGGGATGGATGTAAAGCTAAACAAATCGCTTCTGCCCCAAGGACCGAAGACTGCGTTGGTTGTAAGAGGTGTGAATCCGCGTGTCCAACGGATTTTTTGAGTGTTCGGGTTTATTTATGGCATGAAACAACTCGCAGTATGGGTCTAGCTTATTGA
- the rpl32 gene encoding ribosomal protein L32, with translation MAVPKKRTSASKKRIRKNFWKRKGYWAALKAFSLGKSLSTGTSKSFFVRQTNKIKK, from the coding sequence ATGGCAGTTCCAAAAAAACGTACTTCTGCATCAAAAAAGCGTATTCGTAAAAATTTTTGGAAAAGGAAAGGCTATTGGGCGGCGTTAAAAGCATTTTCTTTAGGGAAATCTCTTTCTACCGGGACTTCAAAAAGTTTTTTTGTGCGACAGACAAATAAAATCAAAAAATAA
- the ndhE gene encoding NADH dehydrogenase subunit 4L: MMLEHILVLSAYLFSVGIYGLITSRNMVRALMCLELLLNSVNINFVTFSDIFDNRQLRGDIFSIFVITIAAAEAAIGPAIVSSIYRNKKSTRINQSNLLNK, encoded by the coding sequence ATGATGCTCGAACATATACTTGTTTTGAGTGCCTATTTATTTTCTGTTGGTATCTATGGATTGATCACAAGTCGAAATATGGTTAGAGCCCTTATGTGCCTTGAACTTCTATTAAATTCAGTTAATATAAATTTTGTAACATTTTCTGATATTTTTGATAATCGTCAATTAAGAGGAGACATTTTTTCCATTTTTGTTATAACTATTGCAGCCGCTGAAGCAGCTATTGGACCGGCTATTGTTTCATCAATTTATCGTAACAAAAAATCAACTCGTATTAACCAATCAAACTTGTTGAATAAATAG
- the ndhF gene encoding NADH dehydrogenase subunit 5 yields the protein MQQTYQYGWILPFVPLPVPMLIGVGLLLFPTATKNLRRMWAFPSILLLSIVMIFSTNLSIQQVNSSSIHQYVWSWTLDNDFSLEFGCLIDPLTSIMSMLITTVGIMVLIYSDNYMAHDQGYLRFFAYMSFFSTSMVGLVTSSNLIQIYFFWELVGMCSYLLIGFWFTRPPASNACQKAFVTNRVGDFGLLLGILGFYWITGSFEFRDLFEILNNLIYNNEVNFSFVTLCAALLFAGAVAKSAQFPLHVWLPDAMEGPTPISALIHAATMVAAGIFLVARLLPLFLVIPHIMNLISLIGTITLLLGATLALAQKDIKRGLAYSTMSQLGYMMLALGMGSYRSALFHLITHAYSKALLFLGSGSVIHSMETVVGYSPDKSQNMVLMGGLTKHVPITKTSFFLGTLSLCGIPPLACFWSKDEILNDSWLYSPIFAIIAWATAGLTAFYMFRIYLLTFEGHLNIHFQNYSGNQNASFYSISLWGKGYSNNKNFCLLRMNNNESSSFFSKKSYNNVRKKGGEKSFINILRFDNKKVFFYPYESDNTMLFPLLLLVLFTLFVGSIGVPFRTDLDILTKWLAPSINFLDQKSKDSTDWYEFFQNATLSVSLAYFGIFIASFLYKPIYSSLKNFDLINSFVKLGPKRKHWDKFLNALYDWSYNRAYIDTFYTTSFTGGIRELAQLTHFFDRQVIDGITNGVGIMSFFVGEGIKNLGGGRISSYLFFYFSCVSVFLLVYFPFLNHLF from the coding sequence ATGCAACAAACATATCAATATGGGTGGATTTTACCTTTCGTTCCACTTCCAGTTCCTATGTTAATAGGAGTGGGCCTTCTTCTTTTTCCGACAGCAACAAAAAATCTTCGTCGTATGTGGGCTTTTCCAAGTATTTTATTGTTAAGTATAGTCATGATTTTTTCAACTAATCTGTCTATTCAGCAAGTAAATAGCAGTTCTATCCACCAATATGTATGGTCTTGGACACTCGATAATGATTTTTCTTTAGAATTCGGCTGCTTGATCGATCCACTTACTTCTATTATGTCAATGTTAATCACTACTGTTGGAATCATGGTTCTTATTTATAGTGATAATTATATGGCTCACGATCAAGGATACTTGAGATTTTTTGCTTATATGAGTTTTTTCAGTACTTCCATGGTAGGATTAGTTACTAGTTCAAATTTGATACAAATTTATTTTTTTTGGGAATTGGTTGGAATGTGTTCCTATCTATTAATAGGGTTTTGGTTTACGCGACCTCCTGCATCAAATGCTTGTCAAAAAGCATTTGTAACTAACCGTGTAGGGGATTTTGGTTTATTATTAGGAATTTTAGGTTTTTATTGGATAACAGGTAGTTTTGAATTTCGGGATTTATTCGAAATACTCAATAACTTGATTTATAATAATGAAGTTAATTTTTCCTTTGTTACTTTGTGTGCTGCTTTATTATTTGCCGGTGCGGTTGCTAAGTCTGCACAATTTCCCCTTCATGTGTGGTTACCTGATGCTATGGAGGGACCCACTCCTATTTCGGCTCTTATACACGCTGCTACTATGGTAGCAGCGGGGATTTTTCTTGTAGCTCGCCTTCTCCCTCTTTTCCTGGTTATACCCCATATAATGAATTTAATCTCGTTGATCGGCACAATAACACTATTATTAGGAGCTACTTTAGCTCTTGCTCAAAAAGACATTAAAAGAGGTTTAGCCTATTCGACAATGTCTCAATTGGGTTATATGATGTTAGCGCTAGGAATGGGGTCTTATCGAAGTGCTTTATTTCATTTGATTACTCATGCTTATTCCAAAGCGTTATTATTTTTAGGGTCTGGGTCTGTTATTCATTCAATGGAAACTGTTGTTGGCTATTCTCCGGATAAAAGTCAGAATATGGTTCTTATGGGTGGTTTAACAAAACATGTACCAATTACCAAAACTTCTTTTTTTTTAGGTACACTTTCTCTTTGTGGTATTCCGCCTCTTGCTTGTTTTTGGTCAAAAGATGAAATTCTTAATGATAGTTGGTTGTATTCGCCAATTTTCGCAATAATAGCTTGGGCCACCGCAGGATTAACCGCATTTTATATGTTTCGCATCTATTTGCTTACTTTTGAAGGCCATTTAAACATTCATTTTCAAAATTACAGTGGAAATCAAAATGCTTCTTTCTATTCTATATCTTTATGGGGAAAGGGGTATTCAAATAACAAGAATTTTTGTTTATTAAGAATGAATAATAATGAAAGTTCCTCTTTTTTTTCTAAAAAGAGTTATAACAATGTAAGAAAAAAGGGAGGGGAAAAGTCTTTTATTAATATTCTTCGTTTTGATAATAAAAAGGTCTTTTTTTATCCTTATGAGTCGGACAATACGATGTTATTTCCCTTACTTCTATTAGTCCTATTTACTTTGTTTGTTGGATCTATAGGAGTTCCTTTTAGAACCGATTTGGATATATTAACCAAATGGTTAGCACCTTCTATTAACTTTTTAGATCAAAAATCAAAAGATTCAACAGATTGGTATGAATTTTTTCAAAATGCAACTTTGTCAGTTAGTCTAGCTTATTTCGGAATATTTATCGCATCCTTTTTATATAAACCCATTTATTCTTCTTTGAAAAATTTCGATTTAATAAATTCATTTGTTAAGTTAGGTCCAAAAAGAAAACATTGGGATAAATTTCTAAACGCTCTATATGATTGGTCATATAATCGGGCTTATATCGATACTTTTTATACAACATCTTTTACTGGGGGAATAAGAGAATTGGCTCAATTAACACATTTTTTTGATAGACAAGTAATTGATGGAATTACGAATGGGGTTGGTATCATGAGTTTCTTTGTAGGAGAAGGTATAAAAAATTTAGGGGGTGGCCGCATTTCTTCTTATCTTTTCTTCTATTTTTCTTGTGTATCCGTTTTTTTATTAGTTTATTTTCCGTTTTTGAATCATTTATTTTGA
- the ccsA gene encoding cytochrome c biogenesis protein has protein sequence MIFSTLEHILTHISFATVSILITIHLITFFVDEIVKLYDSSEKGMIMIFLCITGLLISRWIYSKHFPLSDLYESLIFLSWSFSFIYIVPYFKKEKNILNTIIRPSVIFSQGFATSGLLTEIHESTILVPALQSEWLIMHVSMMILGYVALLCGSLLSVSLLVITVRKNRRFFSTNNRLLNLNESFLLGKVKYMNEGKGKNVLQKTSFFFPINYYKSQLIQQLDYWSYRVISLGFLFLTIGILSGAVWANEAWGSYWSWDPKETWAFITWIIFAIYLHTQTNIKWKGTNSAIVAFIGFLIIWICYFGVNLLGIGLHSYGSFTLTSN, from the coding sequence ATGATATTTTCAACTTTAGAGCATATATTAACTCATATTTCTTTTGCGACTGTTTCAATTCTAATTACAATTCATTTGATAACTTTTTTTGTCGATGAAATCGTAAAACTATATGATTCATCCGAAAAGGGCATGATAATGATCTTTTTGTGTATAACAGGATTATTAATTTCTCGTTGGATTTATTCAAAACATTTTCCACTAAGTGATTTATATGAATCGTTAATCTTCCTTTCATGGAGTTTTTCTTTTATTTATATCGTTCCATATTTCAAAAAAGAAAAAAATATTCTAAACACAATAATTCGCCCAAGTGTTATTTTTTCCCAGGGATTTGCTACCTCAGGTCTTTTAACTGAAATACACGAATCCACAATATTAGTACCCGCTCTTCAGTCCGAGTGGTTAATAATGCATGTAAGTATGATGATATTAGGATATGTAGCCCTTTTATGTGGATCATTATTATCAGTATCACTTCTAGTCATTACAGTTAGAAAAAATAGAAGATTTTTTTCTACGAATAATCGTTTATTAAATTTAAATGAGTCATTTTTACTTGGTAAAGTCAAATACATGAATGAAGGAAAAGGAAAAAATGTTTTACAAAAAACTTCTTTTTTTTTTCCAATAAATTATTATAAGTCGCAATTGATTCAACAATTGGATTATTGGAGTTATCGGGTTATTAGTCTAGGATTTCTCTTTTTAACGATAGGAATTCTTTCTGGAGCAGTATGGGCTAACGAAGCATGGGGATCCTATTGGAGTTGGGACCCAAAAGAAACTTGGGCCTTTATTACTTGGATCATATTTGCAATTTATTTACATACTCAAACAAATATAAAATGGAAGGGTACAAATTCAGCAATTGTAGCGTTTATTGGGTTTCTTATAATTTGGATATGCTATTTTGGAGTAAATCTATTAGGAATAGGGTTACATAGTTATGGTTCATTTACATTAACATCTAATTAA